The genomic stretch GGGTGTAATCAACAAAGGCCTAATGAAAATACCAAAAATGGTTGTACCTCCTGTTCACAAAACTGATAGGAGTATGCCCACCTTCTCTGGTCGAAATTGTGCAACTGATATTATCACGGGAATTTCAGCTGGTCTTTTCAATGGAAGAACCTGCCATATTGCTCATCTGTTAGAATCCGTCAGTGATTAGATTACCACAGTAGGTAAAGCTCATATGTGTATAGGTATAATATGTTAATAGAGGGAGGGAAAATGTAggaaatttaaagaaaatagCAGAAAAATCATTGTATTATTAAGGGAGTTCTTGAACAATGTAACCCAGGAACCCTTGAATCATCCGTTTATACTTGGGAATTCTGAGCGCTCCTCTATCTCGAGACTCACCAAATGACTGAACCATTTCTCCTTTCCCTCCAAATCCCATTTTTTTCCTGCTAGTCATCCTCACTACTTAATGAACCCTAAAACAAATAGATAGTTCTTTCGATTGTTATTGCTCTTAAATGGAGGATCTCATTCCCTCCATCTTGTATTATTATTCTCTCtgtcaaaaagaaaaaatgaaaaaggaaaagaattagGCCTGCCAACCAATTGATCCTAGCCAGCTCTTATTCTTCCTAATATACAACTGTTGAATAACAGGTGCCCTAACTTAATACTGCATATTAATTCGTAAGATAAAGCTACTAAAAATATTCCCTCCACCTCTCAagaaaattttctttcaaacaACAAACAAAAGGCTCTAACTAGAAATGTTTGTACATCGCCTCATGTGACAGTTATGATTCAACTGGCTTAATAACAAGTTGTGTGAAAGAGCTTCGAACCACAAATATTAGGGATAGGCAATAAACAACAGAATAACAAGAAAGTGTAGAAAGGAAATACAGAAATGCGGAAGAGAGTAGAAGGAAGAGTAGAAGAGAGATTcaaaaagaaatagaagagCTGTAGAGCTGGAAGATATCACGATGATATTCTCCAGTCCCTAGTTTATTCATGGAAAAGTAAAATACTAAAAGGTAGAGAACAGGGTAGCAGTAGAGCCTAAATCCTTCCTCATCATACTGATTCTTTTCAATCCTCTTATATACATTTTCAATCCTCTCTCCTATAAGAGAATTCATCCCTCACTCACTCACTCCCCACTAACTTTCGCAGCTGTCCTATGTTTACATCAGCTGGTTCCACTATTTTCATTTTCAACTCTTGTTTCTTTCATTTTTCAATTGTAAATAAAAGGCAAATGAGCTATTTTACCACTCTCTTCTCTGACTAACTTAACTGCCTCTTTCCCGTCATTATTCTTCTTGTTTTCTTCACTTGGGTACTTAACACTTCTTTTAGCAACTCAGTGCCATTCAATGGGGGAATACAGAGATTAAATTTAAGTTTAACAAGGGGAAACACAGGAAAAAAGAACAATGAGAACCTTCAATTATTGTAAAGCAACATGCAATACATGAGTTCCATTCCACCTAGCAAAAGCGACATGGGAGAGATGGACTTGTCTTTGTGGCAAAATTTTTCAAGCTAATAAAGAACAAATTGCAAACCTGGAGCCCTGAAGTATCACACGGAGGGTAGACCCGCTTAATACAATGTGAAACTCCCCAAAGCTTTTCAATATGTGATTTGGTCCAAGAAGAATTGACCATAGCTAGGTGTGTACAAGATCCTACAATCCCATACAACCAGCTGAAGAAGGTATAATAGATCATTTTGCACCGCGAAAGCcaaacactacaagaaaattaTTGTCGTATTCTTTAGATCAGGAATAGGTCAAATAAAGTGGTGCAAATTTATTATCATCAAAgattaaaaatcaataaaagaaatatgATAAATTACCATATAAGTAATTTTCAGGGAAAGCATAAAAGATGGTCTAAATTTCTGAATCCCATAATCTGTTAAAAATTCTGTGTATTTTGTGCATATTAAAGAATAGATGCATGCATGAGTTGAAGAGAAAGGGAAAATGGGAAATATGACAAAGGAATCAGCCAGTAGAAAAAGTAAATTTCACCAGATGAAAACTTCAACTTCAACAATCATATGcctaaatattaaaatatcaggAGAATAAAATGCAACTACTATTAGAGAATAGAGAATCTCCTATCTCATATCTCTTGGCCTCAATATAGTTCAGATATGCTATATGTTCAAACTTCAGATTTATGAAATACTGAAAAAAACAGGATTAATATCATCATTTTCCAAGTGAAGCTACAGAATGAGAAAAAATAATAAGTGTAACTCAGACCAGAAGAGGAAGACAAATATgcaaatcaaaataaaaaatcaaaccTTTTTGCAATTGAGGCATCATTATTATACATCAGGCGGTGCTGACTAACACGAGAAAGCATATCTGTACTGATAGTTGGGTAGTGTGTATAGCAAATAACTTTACATCCAAACAACCTTGCAAGTGGATATGTAAATGCATATCCACTTGTGTCAAAATAATATAAAGGAGTGAACTTGCACAATGCTTCCCATGCAAGATACATAGAACCCAGACTTTGACCAATCATGGTAAagtgtggataagtggtttctTCAATCCACTTTCTCTTGTACAAATGAACCACCTGACAATTAAGGATAGACAAAATTTAGTAAGGTTTTTATCAAATCAATTGCACTATTGCAAAATAACTTCTAAAAACGTGATATTTGCCACTGTAAGTAACAACAGTCAGCAACTCAGCATATTAGCAAATAAGGTGAAATTTGTTTTCTACTGTTGGCATAATCCTGTCAGTTCTAGAACCACATGGATCTATCGTGACTCCGTAACTTAAAAGAGAATTCAGTTGTTACACTCATAAATCATAACACATCTACCACCTCAAAATTGTACCCAAGAAAAAAACCCTATTGTTTCTTTTCCACTACTCAATATACTGGTGTATTAATAGGCAAATGTGCCTATTATTCCACTTTTTTATCGGTTGAATGTAGGTAATAATATTAGTCAAGATGATATACACTTCAAACTTTTAGAttcaaatcctagaaagtacaaaatgtttttttttatgaatatatataaagaaagacattttagaaataaaattttgcACCAAAATCTTTCCAATCCccattatatattatatagtaGAAGAGATAAGTAGATATATACTTGTGCCTTGTCAGGCAAGGAGTGCCCGTCAAGCTGcattttcataattaaaaagttGATAcgttaattaaaattaaagtaagcGAAAAAtagggaaagaaaaaaaagaacttgaaaaaaattgtttgaaaaagaagaagaaagtgtAAATGTGTATTTTATGGAAGTCGATGGGAGGAAAACAAAAACTGCTATACACACATTTTAGTAGCGAAGAGGGGCACGAAGAGGGGCACTAATAAAATACTTTTACCACTTTAACCATATTTGATagcaaaattaaaattaaacagcACATTAGGAAGAGGACtagattgaaaataaaaattgaataccAAAAAAGAGTTATGTTTCCCTTTACTAACTATGGCTACTTTAGAAAAATAtacttaaaattaatatttgatCTCTTAAATCCCGTGCCTCATTCCTGTTTCTTTGCACAGTCCAAGTTGATCATAGGCACAATCATAACAATCTATAACAACTACGCTACTTGCTTAGCAAGCATCTGATCACATAAATGAGGACATTAAAAATGACCATCACCAATGGTTATCAACTAACATTCTAACATATTCCATCCTCAGTATCTATCTCCCAGCTCAATACTGCAATTTGGCACTAGAAAAAAcgaatttggatcctctaaactGAAAATATTGATGAAGTGATAAAGTGATAAACTGAGTGATTAATCGCCATTGAATTTGTAACTTTCATCGTATCTGAGTCCCAATATCTTAATTCAAGGGTGATTAAACCCTTACTTTCTCACTTTACTGGTGTCCTCACTTTAGGGGAGCTTGATCCAGAAAAACTACTTGCCACTTAGGTAATTTCTCACATAGTCGTAATCCCGCAAGTAAAATGTGTAATGTAAACTAAAAGGTAAAACTGATGCTTGATATGAATGAAAAGGATGAAATTAAAAACCTTGAAAGGGTTCTATCCTCCAAAAGCAAACTCAGAACATAACAAACGAAAAAGGGGATCGAATAGTACCTTTACAGGAGAGAGAAGCGTGACGCCGAAGCGGTCGACGGCACGAGCCGCCAAGCTCTGTGGCGTGGCATCGTGATCCCCGGTGTAGACAAGGCAGTCAAGGTCAGGGATCTCTTCTTGAATGGCTCTGACTGCGCACCACAGAACCCTCTCGCCGCCGCCGCCGTCGTTGGTGTAAGGATGGAAGAACCCAACCGCCCTCTTCCTGCTCTTCCTGCCGCCCATCGCGCGGAGAAGAAGTCCCAAAATGAACGCACAGAGTGCAGCCACCACCGCAGGGACGATGAACCATATTCCCATCGTCGTCGAGTGAGTGTGACTCCGAAAACAACTAGAATCAGCCACAGTCGAACTGCGATTCTTTGTTGGCTATTGAAAGAGTAGCAGGGTGTTTGGATCCCTCCGAATTCAATTGCAgtgaaacaaaaataattaaattattttagatggaatttaatttttttttaaattaatttcgATTTAAATATGTTGGATTTagaattctattttattaggattttattccaaatttaaaacatttaaaatatttttataatttaattttttttaattctctcAATGTTTTTCACGTTTTAATATacattttctcttttattttttcatcattttttttaactcacttaatataatatatattaatttttttaaatatctattatattaattaaaaaaattatttacacATATAAATATGATGTGTTTAACTTAGATTAATAACATCAAGCATTTGTCAATACGTTTGAATATTTTAACTGAAATTATGTCAATCATGATACTAGTAAAAAGTAAcataattttattctattttaataaCATGAATTAGTTGCTATAATTTAgcgttaataattattttttttacttgttATGTCATTAGACCACTTAACAAGTTGGTTCTTGATAATCTATGATGTATGGACATGATACAGACATGGACATGGACATGACACGATACGGGACACACCGACTAAGAGTGGCAAAGCGGCCGGCCTGTCTGTTTAGGCCTGTCTCATAAACAGGGCGGGCCAGTCCAACCCGCCAAGTAAGATGGGTTCAAAATGCTAATCCGCTCTATTTTATGGCGGGTCGGCGGACTAGTCTGCTTgactcttttgttttttttttttaaataaaattcattaaaattaaccaaaaaataataattaaaaaatcaaatacaaataaaaaatagttaaattataatatacttttttcattatcttttttttttaattttaaacttccataaaattgtttaaaataatatttgtcaacagaactatctttattttaaaaaataagtcacataatttgagCAAATATACGacattgtaaaataaaataaataaagttaataactaaaagaaaaaaaacaaaaacaaaaaaaagtgtttgaaaattctataattattaattttataatagtaattactcttttatttaataaaaaaaagaaaaaaaattttcggtCCGGCGGACCGGCTCGCCCCGCCCTGCCAAAATCCGCCAATTTGGCGGTGCGGGTTTGacggatttttttaatttggcgGACTCCAAATCCTAACCCGACCCGCCTTTTTTAACGGGTTTAGCGAGTTGGCCCGACAGGTTCAACCCGTTTTGCCACCCCTAGTCACTGacacacaaattttaaaatcttgtaAGACACGAGGacatgcatatatataaaatataaattattttttagataaattgtaatgatattttgatattttattgatattaaaatataaattaattttttaattatttttaatgtcttattttaattatatcaagtatttaaaatatttttgttttaataaataataatatatactatatctaaattcATTTCAAGAATgtatgttaagaataagactggACGCGCTGACATGTGATAGTATTTAGGTATGTCCAAACGTGtctgaaaaaatattttattttttattaagacgtGGTTGGACTCAATAGAGACGCGTGTCGAACGAGTGTCAGTGAGAATCGTGTCTAAAATGTATCCGTCACGTGGATACATCAACTCAACGAAATATCCGTATTTCATAGTTGATAGTTTGTTTGTTTTCTGTTATTGGTTTGTCGTTGAAATCAACTACGAAGAACCattcaatttttaattaataataatattttttaaatttaatatttttagattaatctaatttttgttttttttaaagagatgaacaaattttagtttagaaaaattagttaaaaaatatcatttttaattattttatataatttaatatataaatatatttattatttaaaaataatgttatattaataaaaaataaagttgtctATTATAAAACTTTAATTCAtttgataaatattttaaacactaaaattcaattcaattctataattttactaattaatttcaaaaattagaattcaattcaattctaattgaaattcaattcttgataaaattcaatttagttttatattattaaaaattttcaaacataTGGTAGATGTTAACGAGTTAATAGTGTCTTTGAATTggcttttcaaaaaaaaatttaagaatttttaattaaaaaagttattttatatttgacaTTAACTAATATTTAAGAAGGATAAATCACCAAAATGCACATAAATAATTTTGTCGCTAATAAAAAtgcatttaaattttattatcgacaaaaatatttttaaaaaaaattatttttttaagtgacAAACGACTTTTGTCTTTTGACAAATCGCTTATGCACTTgatacaaaattttataaaaatatttaaataaatgtttaaaaaatacacaaaaaatgagataaaaagttaatctctatattttttgttttattttttaaaagtattattgtttgttgacaaaaaaatatatacttagcgaaaaattactaaattttaaagataaaaatatcttatttttataatcatgcttgcaaaaaatcacataaaattttaatctttaaagtattttttgataatacatatttaatattgggcattttatcatgtatttaaAGTATTTGAGGACATTTGTGTCGATAATGTAATTCGAGTGTATTTTTATCAACAACAAAATTATTCAGGTGTATTTTTTGTGGTTTACCCatttaaaaaacaaaactaCCCCTGTCTCGAATTATGAGAATGCTGATAAAAATAACCTTACTTTAATTAACGACAAAAATATTCCTCAAATATTTAgaaacactacaaaaaaaatcTAACCGTGAAGAGAAGCCTTTTTCGTTAAGGTAGCGTTTATTTTGAGATACTAAGACGAAGACTTGGGGATTGAGACTCAATATTAGGTTTGTTGGTCCAGAaattggtactaaaatttcaGTCTCCGTCTCTAAAATTtgagtatttcagtacctccaaaaagtggGGACACATGGGAATCAAATTTTAGAGATGGAGACTGAAATCTAAATAATATTTTCTGACCAAAATACCCTtgttctaattaattaattccaagtTTACTTTTTGTGCAGATCAAATTAAGGTTACTTCTTTGCAGCTTCTCATTCATTCATCTTCTCATCGCCAAGACCACTGTTATGTCGTACTCTAGCAAGCGAATCTAAGCTTGAACAGGTCGCTGAAAATTAACATACAAAATTATCAATCCAACTATAATTAGGGTTTATGTAATCATCTAGACTAAAGATGCACCCCCAAATTCAGTGATATGTaacaaacaaaagaagaaaTCAACGACGAAGCGAAAGAGAGGAGATCTGAGACATAACTCCAAAGTGAAGAGCAGACCTGATAAGGAACGGCGACAGTGGTGGCGAGGCAGATGCAGAGACAGTGAAGGACACCAAACAGACGACCCTGCGGAGTACTTGGTGGCACGATTGAGAAGTTTTGGAGACGATGTGGTGTGATAGGCTCGACGAGAGAGTCTTCTACGCCGCATAAGCGGCAGTGCCAGTAGAGGGGTTGACGGACGATTTATGTCCTCGCTCTCAGTTCTTCGAGCACAGGGGAGAAAAAGGGTGAAACTTCGTGAAATTTGACATAGGTTGAGAAAGGGATTATGTTTTATAATCTTAGAGGTATTTAAGTAATTTGTAATATTTCagtctttaattttatttcaaatcaaataagATACTGAGAAATAACTTAGTCATGTACACTTTTACACTATACACAATACTGAGACTCATTTCAGTCTTTATCTCTCAGCCTCTATCTCCCAGTCACAGTCTCAGTCTCTCTTCCAAACGCTACCTAATAGAATTGATTGAAGTGGCAAATAGTGATGCTAATATACCGTTATTATTCAATCCCTAAATTAAAAACTCTAATTTTCTAATTAATTGTTGTAAACTAAATTAACCTTCTCTCTATGAACCAACACCATAGCTCCCAcatcctctttttcttcttctcatttCTCCTGAAACCTCCTTCGTATAAGGTTGTAAGTTTATAACTACCTTCTACCACCTCTCTTCTCCTATTCTATCAGCACCTCCACACACAAACCCAAAATTTTATTCCCATTAACCCCAAAATTTCCAAAACTTTGTCGATATTTaagtgaaaaaaatagaaatatgtgacattattcttaaaattactTCTCATAactgtttctttttttttctaccTTCTTTATCACTGTTAGTCCTTTTTCACATCAATGTATTAACAACGAAACATAGAGCAAAAGAAAGTTAACTTGGTTGGAGAAGAAAAAATGCAACGATAGAAGAGAACGATGCTGCGACCGTCAATGAAACTggcaaagagagaagaaaaggaagaacagaatgaAGAAAGAGGGATACAACGAGCAAATGAGGGGGAAGTTGTTTCCGCCGTCATCGCTACTACAGTTGTTGTTATCATCGCCACCGCCAGAACGGGCTAAAGCCTCACCTTTGCTTCAGTTCTTCATCCACTTGAGCCTCAGCTTTCTATGCTCCACTGTCATTCCTGCTAGTGATGGTGATATAAATGGAATATGCTTGCAGAAGAAGTTTTTGTTGGAGCAATTAGTGAAGAAATGGTtcataaagaaaaaatggtTACGCTGTTTGAGATAGATAGAGAGAGTGTGTGTGTATttcaaattacaaaaattaggGTTTAGATTTGGGGGATGATATTGGAAACCTAACAGAATTAAGTATGTAACGGATGTTACATTGGCATTTTTGTTTGCCACATTAGTCTATTTTGTTAATGgagaaagatattttttatggtTGGATATTTTTGTAgtgtttttaaatatttaaaaagcaTTTTTATCGTTAACAAAAGTAGGAGTTATTTTTGTTAGTGTCTTAACAATTAAGGAGACAGAATTGATAATctactaaaaatataagaatTGATTCTgtgataaaaatttattaaagattaaattatttaattaaaatttttttggagaTTAAGAACTTGTTCGGATATGTTTTCAAAAGATTCTTCAAAAAagtaaaaacatttttttttaagtaaaaaaatattttaaaaatatgtaaattatatttttttttaaaagttatatttcttatttttttaatatttttatttttactattaaaattttgctaaacatactaaaaaatattaaaaatatctttctCTAATAATTTAATGGCACTTAAACAAGTTTGAATTTAAGGTATTTTGTATTTCGGTGATGCTACACGTACAAACGCTTTTATAACACAAAGTATAAATTTATCAATAtaacatataaatttttatacataacacaaaatattttacCCATAGCACATAAATTTTTACAGTGAATATAATTAATTGGTTGGGTGAGTCAATTATATTCCTTTTGAAATTTTTGTGCTGTGCATCAAATTTTCTATACTGTGCATCAAAATATTATGTGTTGTGCACCAAAAtttgtatattatatatattttgttgatTGTGTGTCAATGTTTTTGACATGTAGTCCTTCAAAAAACTTGTGTTGTTCACCGAAATTTTTGTACTGCGCATCAAGAGTTTTTTGCTGTGAATCAAAATTTTTGTACTCTACTTTTCAGAACATGTATAAGAAAAGGAAATAAAGAAGACGACCACGATGAAAATGataagaaggaaaaataaggaGGACAagaaatcaaataaagaaaaagaaaataatcaCGTTAAAAAAGAAGACGACGACCACCACCacgtttaaaaaaaaataggtgTATCTGATTTAGTTGGGACTTGAAAAGTAAAATTGTTTGGATGTGTAGCTTTattgttttcatttttatcattacaatcatcttttattttttttttggttatttaCGATATCTCCAAATCTAAGAGGTCAAAGATTAATcagttgaaaataaaaaatttatttaaaattttatcattaACTAATAAATTGATGCATGTGCAAAACAgaatttaaatatctaatatttaattaaacaaataaataaattaattattcaacCAACTTAAATTGATTCTATTAGAAATATTCTTAAATTGCATAAGTGTATTTACATTGTTTGggtcaatttttattttatagttgGGAATAgcaaaataattatatatttgagGTATGCCGAATGTTGGAGGTGTGTTATTGGTGAAGTGAAGTACATTCTTAAAATGTACTTTTGCTTTAAATTGAAATGATGATAAGCATGAGAAACCTTTTTAATTGGAACTATATTGAATGTTCATgcactacaaaaaataaaaaaatgcagcTGTCTTTGAACTCTAAAGTTAGATTTGGTTGGAGAGAAATAAAAAGGACGGAAGAAAAGTTGTAAAACTTTCTTcataaattacaaataaaaatgtgTACTTTCTTTTATATCTCTTTTAATTctcctattttttttctttaagtAAATATAtcttaaagtttaaattttaaattcgatttaattattctattgatCTTTATAGTTTTACAAAGTTTACAATTAGATCAttatattctttttaattggtCTCTAAATTgcatttaattttataattaggtcTTTTTTgtatcaaaaatattaaaattaacaaaatattcttttaaaaaatatgtggtCAAAGATCTAAACTAGATTTCTAATTGTGAGTATCTTTAATTTACGAAAAATATTTCATGaattcaaatatatttttttgcatTGACAATGATTtaattgcaaaattaaaagtaatataATGACTcaattgaatgaaaaaaatatagagacattataaatttagtcaaattataGAGACTAAAACaaagtaatttttaaattctaaactcATAAAAATTAAACCATAAATCTTAActtctaaaatttaaatctattaatataaaatataattaacgaagattaaatttttaattaacaaaaatgcAATATTAGGAAGAGAAAAGCGTTACATCCATGTAAAAAATACATGGATGTTATCCAAGTCTTTTTGGCTATACGCGCCTCCTCCAATCTCCAAATCGTTTGTGATTCACGCGCTACGTATAACGTAAACTTTCTATGACCTTTGCTCAACTTTAACCTTTTACTGCAACTTAAACCTCCTTTTTATCTGCTTGCGTTATAGGCTTCACTGTTCTCCTCTACTCGCGttttctttcttgttcttcttcttcttcttctctactcGTATTCTTCGTTATAGATCTGGATTGACTTCAACCTAATTAGCTTcgtcattcttcttcttcttcgttttcttcttcgatctggACTTCTGAATTGAAATAATGAATGAATCAACTTCAAATCAGTTGAATGAGCTTATTACGTTGAGACAGTTAGGAAATGATTGCTGCATGCTATCACAATAATCTTAAAATGAGGCCACCGAATCGAACAACATTCATCTGATGAATCAAAATCGCAAATGCCACCGAACGGAACAATGTTCATATGGTGAATAAATAGTGATcaactttcaatcaacaagaagagtatttctccttctcttcctcctccaccttcttctttcaaattcgCGCACGTAGgttcttcttctgcttcttcttcataGCGCACGcagattcatctttttctttttttttcttctttcattaTAATCATCACCTACAACACCAACATTATGCTCGGTTAAGTGGAGTTGCTCATTttgattcacttgattgttaaTGTGTTCAGTTGAGTCCTTGTGCATGCAGAAATGTTTTTCTTACTGATTGAATGCTTAtcatgtaacaccctaattagcctaagcttTACCTCACGTCATAAAGtaaaggttaatcaaaggttacgacagttctaagctcatacatataatatatagaagaaataatataatctagATGTCCGATGAaggatatagctcaaaaacagGATTTAAAAAGCGCAAAACGTACTAACGAAGCTTCTAACTTAAAGCCCaagaaactaataaaatataacaaaaatatcaTAGTACAATAGTGTAATATCATAAGAATCTAGCCACGGCTCGTGGggtttaagccggctagccataTAAACAGACAAAACAGAATATAAAGtttaaaacagcttatacaagtttttctCTCTCAAATACAAGCCTTTAGgcaaaaacaaaatacaaaagtgagagatttatatataaacaaaacaaataaaaaagacTCCAAGATCTTCC from Arachis stenosperma cultivar V10309 chromosome 9, arast.V10309.gnm1.PFL2, whole genome shotgun sequence encodes the following:
- the LOC130948730 gene encoding GDP-Man:Man(3)GlcNAc(2)-PP-Dol alpha-1,2-mannosyltransferase-like, yielding MGIWFIVPAVVAALCAFILGLLLRAMGGRKSRKRAVGFFHPYTNDGGGGERVLWCAVRAIQEEIPDLDCLVYTGDHDATPQSLAARAVDRFGVTLLSPVKVVHLYKRKWIEETTYPHFTMIGQSLGSMYLAWEALCKFTPLYYFDTSGYAFTYPLARLFGCKVICYTHYPTISTDMLSRVSQHRLMYNNDASIAKSVWLSRCKMIYYTFFSWLYGIVGSCTHLAMVNSSWTKSHIEKLWGVSHCIKRVYPPCDTSGLQVLPLKRPAEIPVIISVAQFRPEKAHGLQLEAFSVAVKRLDSSLPKPRLQFVGSCRNKSDEERLQMLKDKAIELNVNEQVEFHKNVTYRDLVGLLGAAVAGIHSMTDEHFGISVVEYMAAGAIPIAHNSAGPKMDIVLDEDGEQTGFLACTVEEYADAILRVIGMPETERLTMAAAARRRATRFSEQRFYDDFKDAVRPILSHRSR